The proteins below are encoded in one region of Belonocnema kinseyi isolate 2016_QV_RU_SX_M_011 chromosome 1, B_treatae_v1, whole genome shotgun sequence:
- the LOC117170503 gene encoding uncharacterized protein LOC117170503 translates to MPGAANNEIHGEGGADQGASVRGELLHSRVGGILECVPSGNRNLPRDQTIVNPIAIGLCRYGARAASSGMSFVEICQIRLQHLFPQLTPPTRYNLCEESIELTAECLATDVIRYLLKEDIYLISRDPVSRSMRHNVYQMLNKHSILFTSMVNRLNVVPDTAYEAFMGVADELFLNGGITWARIVCLYAFMGRLALWAKDRRMYALKNKLPLYVSRYIGEEIAHFIKGYGGWEQLCIEYPVAEEVSGAVWRSLLMTGATLGLVATILTVTS, encoded by the exons ATGCCCGGTGCGGCCAACAATGAGATTCACGGGGAGGGGGGCGCGGATCAAGGCGCGTCGGTGAGGGGGGAACTATTGCATTCCAGAGTGGGCGGCATTCTGGAATGTGTTCCCTCCGGTAACAGGAATTTGCCGAGAGACCAAACCATCGTCAACCCGATTGCCATAGGTTTGTGCCGCTATGGTGCTAGAGCTGCCAGCAGCGGTATGTCTTTCGTCGAGATTTGCCAG ATTCGACTGCAGCACCTCTTCCCTCAACTAACACCTCCAACCAGATACAACTTGTGTGAAGAATCGATAGAACTAACCGCAGAATGTTTGGCTACTGATGTGATAAGGTACCTACTAAAAGAGGACATTTACCTCATATCAAGGGATCCCGTATCCCGGAGTATGAGGCACAATGTCTACCAGATGCTCAACAAACACAGCATACTCTTCACCAGCATGGTCAACCGCTTAAATGTTGTGCCAGACACGGCTTATGAAGCCTTCATGGGAGTTGCAGACGAACTTTTTCTTAATGGTGGCATCACGTGGGCCAGGATAGTCTGCCTCTATGCGTTCATGGGAAGACTCGCTCTCTGGGCTAAGGACAGGAGGATGTACGCACTAAAAAATAAACTGCCCTTATATGTCTCCAGATACATCGGAGAAGAAATAGCTCATTTCATCAAAGGCTATGGCGGCTGG GAGCAGCTGTGTATAGAGTATCCAGTCGCAGAAGAGGTGAGCGGAGCAGTTTGGAGAAGTCTTCTAATGACCGGCGCGACTCTTGGATTGGTCGCGACGATTCTAACTGTGACTTCCTGA